The sequence TAGGAGTAACATATAGTTTTGATTCGCCAAACTCAATCTGTTCTGTAGGTAAAAACCCAGTCATCACCGTTTGCTTTTCATAACCTGATTTTCCCGTGGATGGATAAAACAAACACAGAAAAATTAGTAACTGGTGATTTTTTAAATCATCTTGAGTCACTGTCCATTTAATTTTGTTTTTCTTCAGGCTATTAAAGCTTTCTCCATCGGCGGCGTAAACTTGAATACTGAGCATTGGGTTAGCCGCAACTAAATAGGTAAATTTACTTTCGCCGCGCAAATTTCCCTCGTCATCCAAAGCCATATTTTTAACTGTGTCTTGCGGCACTTTTTTGATTAATTTGCCGAGACGTTCAGTCATGATTTGTTCCACGATTTGCTCTCGCAACAGATATTCTTCAGCTTGTTGCTGAAAAAATTTGGCAAAAGGTATGGCAAAATCTGGCGGTTCAGGATATTCGGGCGGGGTAGAGGGAGGGTTTTTGGCGAGGATTTGGGCTTGTTGACGAGATAATTCTCGGAGTTTCGCCATTGACTCACCCGAAAAGGCGACAATTTCACTATGGCAACCTTTGACTTGACTTACTAATAGAGATAAGTCTTGAGTCTTGGTTTTTTTCACACGTTGCAGGAAGTCAGTTTGTTGAGCTTTTAATAAACTAATCCAATCCATTTGCATTAGAGCGGCACACTATTGCATACCTACGGTAAGCTATACCAATGCAATTACTCAAGTTTATAACCTTAGTTAATTAAAATTCAGTAATTTTATCAGTCTTAAAGAACACAGCCGTGGGCATAGGTTCACGGTCAAGATGTACCCAAGATAGAACTTTAACATATCATGAACTGATGCGGTTGAGGTAGGGAAATTAGTTGATATCAGCCCATTTTAACGAACTGAAAGAGCGAGTTACTGTGACGCTGGCAACAGTTATAGTGGCGAGATTTTGACCATAGCGATCGCTAAACAAAAAGGATGAAGTCTGAAGTCTGAAGTCTGAAGTCTGAAGTCTGTAGACGCCTGTAAGGCGGCTTGCCGCAGGCTAGGATGAAATTAATAAACTTGTATATTCAGCGAAAAAAATATGACGCTTGCGTAAATTTTAGTAATGATAAACAGATAAATAGGCGGATTATCCTTGTTATCGGTGTCCGCCTGTGGTGCAAAAAACAATACTATGAACTATTCGATGATGACAGTTGAGCAATGTCTTGACTACCGTTATGTTGCAATCTTTGAATGAGGATGATGCGGAAATTTCATTTTGGCATGGGGAATTGGGCAGGAATTAGGAATTGAGTCGAAGTTCTGCAATCAAGTCCCGGATTTCTTGGGAATACTGGATATTTCCCTGTTGATAATAGAGGTTGGCTGCTGTTTGGAAATCGGCGATCGCTTTTTGCATGTTCCCCAAATGGCGGTAGACGTCAGCCCGGACGATATGGGCTTCAGCCCAGTAGGGTTGCAATTCTAAAGCTTGGTGCAAATCTGTGATTGCTGCTTTGAGTTCTCCTACCAGAAAGTGGCTCCGTCCTCGATTAAACCAGTCGTCAGCAAATCTCGGCGCGAGCAAAATTGCTTGATTGTAATCGAGTATGGCTCGTTGATAATCTTCTAGGGCGTAGTAAGCGTTACCACGATCGCTATAAAATGCGGCTGAGTCGGGGTTTAATTGCAAGGCTTTGGTGTAATCGGCGATCGCTTCGTGATAATCTGCCAATGCGTAGCGGATGGAACCACGGTTGTAATAAGCTTCTGCAAAATCGGGATTGATTTTTAATGCTTGATTATAATCGGCGATCGCTCCTGATGTGTCTCCTAGTTGGCGGCGGGCGTTACCCCGGTTACAATACGCTGGGGCAAAATTCGGATCAATGGCTATGGCTTGGGTGTTGTCGGCGATGGCGCCTGGATAATCTTGCTGGGCTTCGCGGACAATCCCGCGCCCGTAGTATGCTGCTGTTAAGTTACCATCAAACAGCAGTGCTTGGTCATAATCTTTCATGGCGCCTTGGTAGTCTCCCAAGCTGCGACGAGCGAGGGCGCGATCGCAATATCCTACAGCTAACAGGGGATTGAGTCGCAAAAGTCGCGTGCTATCGGCGATCGCTCCTTGATAGTCTCCCAGGCGGCGTTTAGCGTTCGCCCGCCAACCGTAAACTAGATCCAAGGTGGGATTGTGCTGTAATGCTTGGTCATAATCTTTAATTGCTTGTGCATCATCTCCCAAAGCGCTATGCACTAAACCCCGTTCACAATAAGCTTGGACATCTTCAGGATTTAACTTGACAGATTGATTAAAATCTGCTAATGCTTGATGATATTTTTGCAGATGAGCGAAAACTAAACCCCGATTGTAGTAAGCGCCAGCAAAGTTGGGATTAATTTTTACAGCTTGGTCATAATCGGCGATCGCTTGGTGATAATTTCTCAGGGCGTAGTAAGCATTGCCTCGGTTATGGTAGGCTGCTGCTAGATTGGGAGCGAGTTTGAGGGCTTGATTATGCTCGGCGATCGCCTGCTCATACTCTCCCAAAAGATAGTAAACATTACCCAGGTTACTGTAAGCTGCAGCTAATTCTGGGTATAACTGTAAAGCTTGGTGAAAATCAGCGATCGCTCCTTGATTATCTCCTTGATCGCAGCGATTAATCGCCCGACTGTGGTAAGCATGAGCCAAATCTTGATGAATATAAGATGTTAGCTGGGGGTTAATCTGCAAAGCTTTGTGATAATCTGCAATTGCGGTTTCATAATCTCCCAGAGCAAAATAGGCTTTAGCGCGACTGTGGTAAGATTCGGCGAAATCAGGATTGATTTGTAACGCTTGATGATAGTCAGCGATCGCTCCTTCATAATCAGCTAAATAATACCGCGCGTTGCCCCTGTTGTTGTAGGCTGCGGCGAAATCAGGCTTGATTTGTAACGCTTGATTGTAATCGGCGATCGCCCCGCGATAATCTTTCAGTTGGGCGCTGAGGATGATCGCTCGGTTATGGTAAGCTGCAGCGTAGTCAGGATTGAGCTTGATTGCTTGGGTGTAATCTGCGATCGCCC is a genomic window of Fortiea contorta PCC 7126 containing:
- a CDS encoding tetratricopeptide repeat protein, translated to MQAEDFFNQGLNKYFQGDNHGAIADYTQAIKLNPDYAAAYHNRAIILSAQLKDYRGAIADYNQALQIKPDFAAAYNNRGNARYYLADYEGAIADYHQALQINPDFAESYHSRAKAYFALGDYETAIADYHKALQINPQLTSYIHQDLAHAYHSRAINRCDQGDNQGAIADFHQALQLYPELAAAYSNLGNVYYLLGEYEQAIAEHNQALKLAPNLAAAYHNRGNAYYALRNYHQAIADYDQAVKINPNFAGAYYNRGLVFAHLQKYHQALADFNQSVKLNPEDVQAYCERGLVHSALGDDAQAIKDYDQALQHNPTLDLVYGWRANAKRRLGDYQGAIADSTRLLRLNPLLAVGYCDRALARRSLGDYQGAMKDYDQALLFDGNLTAAYYGRGIVREAQQDYPGAIADNTQAIAIDPNFAPAYCNRGNARRQLGDTSGAIADYNQALKINPDFAEAYYNRGSIRYALADYHEAIADYTKALQLNPDSAAFYSDRGNAYYALEDYQRAILDYNQAILLAPRFADDWFNRGRSHFLVGELKAAITDLHQALELQPYWAEAHIVRADVYRHLGNMQKAIADFQTAANLYYQQGNIQYSQEIRDLIAELRLNS